A region from the Aricia agestis chromosome 12, ilAriAges1.1, whole genome shotgun sequence genome encodes:
- the LOC121732342 gene encoding UDP-N-acetylglucosamine transferase subunit ALG14 homolog, which yields METIAYFLGAFICFFVFRVLYLLYKIIFGKSQLKSDEPRLRTLISIGSGGHTTEMLRIVGTLNATKYLPRLYVMADNDVSSEVKIRKLEAQEKHFEIHRIPRSRNVNQSYFTSVFSTLRAMLHTFPIIYKFKPQVIIANGPGTCVPICFVAFFLRCLFILDCRVIFIESICRVRTLSLSGKIMQFLADVFIIQWPQLRDVCIRGQYFGRLT from the coding sequence ATGGAAACGATTGCATATTTTCTTGGTGCATTTATCTGTTTTTTCGTATTCAGAGtattatacttactatacaaaataatttttgggAAATCCCAGCTAAAAAGTGATGAACCAAGACTAAGAACACTAATAAGTATCGGATCCGGTGGGCATACTACGGAAATGTTGCGAATAGTCGGCACACTTAATGCTACAAAATATCTACCACGGCTTTATGTTATGGCCGATAACGATGTTAGCAGTGAAGTTAAGATTCGAAAACTGGAAGCTCAAGAGAAACACTTCGAAATCCATCGCATTCCTCGAAGCCGAAACGTAAACCAGTCCTATTTCACTTCTGTATTCTCAACTCTAAGGGCTATGTTACATACTTTTCCAATAATCTACAAGTTTAAGCCACAGGTTATAATCGCGAATGGACCTGGCACTTGTGTACCTATTTGTTTTGTAGCATTTTTCCTACGATGTCTTTTCATACTAGACTGCAGAGTTATTTTCATTGAGAGTATCTGTAGAGTCAGAACGCTGTCTCTCTCTGGCAAGATAATGCAGTTCCTTGCCGATGTGTTCATTATACAGTGGCCTCAATTGAGGGATGTTTGCATACGAGGCCAATATTTCGGCAGACTGACCTAA
- the LOC121732519 gene encoding uncharacterized protein LOC121732519, protein MATVFDSPFIRQRLHRLRNRDFDLDEDQRFGRCDCTSYSYFVLSMVLFSVGTVITVLALGDADGYILSNLGHMWLVGPIFICSGMMVAVKSMLYLRRKSIIQMLLHQRAIIRDMATAQAEQAYSGQVPRTASSATLPPSYEALITNDTTTKPQPSSSEPPPPTYDEAMYLFGDEKNTLDNKNSKQETSNQNNSDTENKP, encoded by the exons ATGGCTACCGTTTTCGACAGTCCATTCATACGACAACGCTTACATCGTTTACGGAATCGGGATTTTGATTTGGATGAGGATCAAAGATTTGGCAGATGCGACTGTACCAGCTACTCCTACTTCGTACTCTCAATGGTGTTGTTTTCTGTTGGTACTGTTATAACAGTGCTAGCCTTGGGAGACGCCGATGGATATATCCTTAGCAATCTAGGACACATGTGGCTCGTCGGACCAATATTTATTTGCTCAGGAATGATGGTCGCCGTGAAAAGTATGCTCTACTTGCGCAGAAAGAGTATAATCCAAATGCTTTTGCATCAGAGAGCGATTATTAGG GATATGGCGACTGCGCAGGCTGAACAGGCTTACAGTGGACAAGTGCCGAGGACCGCATCCAGTGCCACATTACCTCCATCCTACGAGGCCTTAATAACAAATGACACAACAACTAAACCACAGCCATCCAGCTCCGAACCACCACCCCCCACTTATGACGAGGCTATGTACCTTTTTGGCGATGAAAAAAACACTTTGGATAATAAAAACAGTAAACAAGAAACTAGCAACCAAAACAATTCGGACACCGAAAACAAACcgtga
- the LOC121732255 gene encoding uncharacterized protein LOC121732255, whose product MLRYRSIFSLTCFMFIFLEVVIGLKLSLKSNGPAVRGSNVTFTAVVGDYAGENLRFAFWDDAQPQHSAEFTLSSNVSTWTVEYPKNLYEAREYTVKVNLLKNFIGFWYLDKTATTVFKLTDSLNGNLVLNQDNLDRPNKFVAVNKTVHHFVRLPENEMEFLKQNASTVITYWFIDCIYIDQTTDMSLNYTYTDVMGDHYIDALVVANNEPLPPITTTTTTTTTTTTTTTTTTTTTTTTTTTTTPKPPNVTEASTPVSTITPAANTTASNEHKISKRAINNKTVKKEKAIKDFICHNSSIVPIGPTYTYGHYQESISIRETISTINITGLNWLQHGDLLNLQVKYSGSPPFDYCAIYKWGQYNVTGNETCVSKTTTLSNTFPLVHYFSDSDQHTVVVVIENEIGKAVSRATINIYKASVHAQLSVIVVPVVFCLVAVILVVFGVAYYQHRSRYTVEVADFDFGQQGHFDYKSFTERLRDSFRNAFDFRRRDDTDPLASDTRYDSMT is encoded by the exons ATGTTACGATATCGTAGTATCTTTTCGTTAACTTGTTTTATGTTCATATTTCTAGAAG TTGTAATTGGCCTTAAGTTATCTTTAAAAAGCAACGGCCCTGCAGTACGCGGCTCGAACGTGACTTTCACAGCTGTAGTTGGAGATTACGCTGGTGAAAACCTTAGATTCGCCTTCTGGGATGATGCTCAACCACAACACAGTGCTGAG tttaCATTATCATCAAATGTGTCCACATGGACAGTGGAATATCCAAAGAATCTATATGAGGCTCGGGAATACACTGTGAAAGTTAATCTGTTAAAAAACTTCATTGGATTCTGGTACCTTGACAAAACTGCAAccacagtttttaaattaacag attCACTTAACGGAAATCTTGTTTTAAACCAAGATAATTTAGATAGGCCAAACAAATTTGTGGCTGTTAACAAAACCGTTCATCATTTTGTGAGACTGCCTGAGAATGAGATGGAATTTCTCAAACAAAACGCATCAACCGTTATCACATACTGGTTTATAGATTGCATATACATTGATCAAACCACAGATATGTCTTTGAATTACACATACACTGATGTAATGGGGGACCACTATATTGATGCTTTAGTGGTTGCTAATAACGAACCGTTGCCACCAATCACAACAACAACAACGACTACCACTACAACAACTACTACTACGACTACAACGACTACAACAACCACTACCACTACTACAACTACAACACCAAAACCACCAAATGTAACAGAGGCGTCAACTCCGGTATCTACAATAACACCAGCTGCAAATACAACAGCTAGTAATGAACACAAGATATCTAAGagagcaataaataataaaacagtgAAAAAAGAAAAAGCAATCAAAGATTTTATATGCCATAACTCCAGTATTGTTCCTATTGGCCCAACATACACATATGGACATTATCAAGAAAGTATAAGTATTAGgg AAACAATATCTACAATCAACATAACAGGATTGAACTGGCTACAGCATGGAGACCTGTTAAATTTACAAGTAAAATACAGCGGTAGTCCTCCGTTTGATTATTGTGCAATATATAAATGGGGACAGTACAACGTAACAGGCAACGAGACATGTGTATCCAAGACCACAACTCTTTCCAACACATTTCCTCTTGTGCACTACTTCTCGGACAGCGATCAACATACTGTGGTTGTTGTTATTGAAAATGAGATTGGCAAAGCAGTGTCCCGAGcaactattaacatttataaag CGTCAGTCCATGCGCAGCTGTCTGTGATTGTGGTGCCTGTGGTGTTCTGTCTTGTAGCCGTTATTCTGGTGGTGTTCGGTGTTGCCTACTATCAGCACCGCTCaag ataCACCGTAGAAGTGGCCGACTTCGACTTCGGTCAGCAAGGACATTTCGACTACAAATCCTTCACGGAGCGCCTTCGTGACAGTTTCCGGAACGCGTTCGACTTCCGGCGACGAGACGACACCGATCCGCTCGCGTCCGACACACGATACGACTCGATGACGTAA